Genomic segment of Panicum virgatum strain AP13 chromosome 9N, P.virgatum_v5, whole genome shotgun sequence:
GACAAATGATCAGTGCCGCATGAATTTTCTTTGTGTTGCAGATGGCTTGAAAACATTCGTGATTGGAGTCTATCAAGACAACTATGGTGGGGACACTGCATACCTGCTTGGTATGTGACATTAGAAGATGATAAAGAGAAAGACATGGGTTCTTACAGTGACCACTGGATCATCGCAAGGGATGAAAATGATGCAATCCTGGAGGCAAAGCAGAGGTATCCAGGGAAGAAATATCAGTTATATCCAGATCCTGATGTACTTGATACATGGTTTTCATCTGGCCTCTTTCCATTAAGCGTACTTGGCTGGCCAGACGATAAACCTGATCTTAGTACATTCTACCCTGGTTCTGTTCTTGAAACTGGATCAGATATCCTCTTCTTTTGGGTAGCACGGATGGTGATGATGGGAATGCAACTCGGTGGGGATGTGCCGTTTCAAAAGTTAAGTAGTATGGAAAATTGTAGTTGTGCCAAATTCTTCTCTTGTCAATAGCTGTGCTGTTAATTTTTCCGCCATAGTGTAGAACACTATAActgttagcgcgccccacctagccaacccgaccataaaacccaggtgttatagtgggaggggtgggggcttttatccattgtccatcattccccctacggcgtgcgagcccggcgtagcccgcagcaggtctcagcacacgagaggcgcaggggaaatcgcgcagcggaaatgcgtggccgggtgggttcgaacccgggaactcggctctggtaccatgttagcgcgccccacctagccaacccgaccataaaacccaggtgttatagtgggaggagtgggggcttttatccatagtccatcagTAACAGCTTGCTAATGTATAACAGGCTAGCTTTTAACTGGAAATTAAATGGAATGGCATAAAGTTCTTTTTTTTAGGGCAAGCCCATGCCTGGTGCTTGAACTATTAGCTTCCATCTGTTTGGCCTGTTAGAGAACACCTGAAACTCTCTATCATTTTAAACCACTCTCTACCATTTATTTCTCTGCATAGATTTACTGGCTTCACATATTTTACACATCATTCACTACACATCTAGTGTAGTTCACTATCACCTATATACGTTAACCTGATTTTTGGACAAACAAGTATGGTGGAGGAAAGCCCATGGCCAAACTATGTACAGAAAAGCCCAGAACTGCTTTGGAACATTGTCGTGTGGACCGGATCTCTCGGTGACCGGCACAGCCAGCCCACATACACAACAGGCCATCTACACAACTCTACTGTCCAGCCACCAGAGTTGACCACATGACGGTGACCAATGGCAAACATCACATAAGAAAATGTTGGGCTGCTGGGGACGGCACGCGGAGGGCCAATCACTGCCAATCGAGTAGAACACAAGAGCACCGCCAAAACTCAAAACCCAAAACAAAGCTGTTCGGATTAACTGACCAgtgtcctcgcaaaaaaaaaaaaaaacagaccaGGGTGCCGTTTTTATCTTGATGGCTCATGAACAGCTATCAATTGATGTTCCGTCACATCCCTCTCTAGTAAACACTGACCATGTTGATTCAATTTGGTGGACAGACAGGTTAAGCAAAACCTTAATCTTGTATGTGTGATGCGTGCCACCAAAAAACTTTCTTGAATTAATAATCTGTTGATTTCCTTGTAATAGGACATGTTATGTCTAACTATCTAGTTAGATTGAGGAGCCCGTTAGAATCACATGAGTACATGACCATTATTTGCATCCAAAAATGTGCATTTGCTTCCTCATGCGTAAATCCATGCGTAAACAAGCTTCATTAACATTCATACATTTGAtcacaaatgcaagaaagactACGAATACATTAAACTGTTGcatgttgagtgcatccacacAAAAAGCTGTTGCTAATGGTACTTTAGCAGCCTTATTACACGAAACAACGAACCAAAGGAAATGCAAATGTCATACAGCTTAGACACCAAGCCATATCAATAAcaatattgaaaaaaaaaagtaagctACGAGAGCTCGAGAATAACAAAGCGACTTCTCTTCTGCAACCATGTGCATGCACCGGTTGCTTTTGCTTACACCAATGACTTGAGGGATCGTGCCTTCACGGGCTTCCTCCAGCGCTTCCATGGATTCCCATTCCTCTTTAAGTTGATGTTGCGGCTAGAGGAATCAGGGTCATAGTCATTGTCGATTCTCCCTTCATCGATGCCCACAACAACTTTAGCCTGATTTGGAGGAGAAACATCTTTGGGTAGTTGTAGTTTCACCTCTTCTTGTTTGGGAGCTAGAGGTGCAGAGCCATGAGTGGTGCTCCTACAATACTTCTTGCCAAGTAATGGTCCAAACCCATCATAGTAGTAGAAGTCTCCAGTTGTTTTAAAGTGGTTAGTGGGCTTCTTCTCTCGCGTCTTGGAGCTactgcaaggcttagagcctacTGCTAGTGCCATCACCACCACCTTCTCTTCCTCTACTGGCGAAGCCAACTTTGGCTTCAAGTAGGAGACCTTCTTCCTAACATGATGCTCACAGAGGGTGTTGGGGAGGCTCACTCGTTGTTTGCAATACCACCCCTTGCCATCATTCTTCTTGCACATAAAGTCTTGTGGTGCCCTTTCCTCACCCTCTTCAATCTTCACCTTTGCCTTCTTCTTGGCCTCACCCTCCATGTTCTCCTTCTTCATTTTCTTCATAATCTTCTTtggcatcttctccttcttcgctaCAATCTTGTTCGATGTCTGCACTTGTGCTTTGTCCTTGCCAGCCGCATCCATGGCTCGCTTTGTCTTCTTTTTGTTCACAATCATGGTTGGCATGCTGCGTGGGAAGAGCCAACATGTCCTGTTGTTCAAATCCACGTGATAGATGTCCAGCAGGTCATCAACCACCTAGTCGAACAAAATAGGTAAATCAATAAAAAACATCAAATCAGCAACAAGCCTAGACGCAATTACAAGCCCACTAACATACCAAATAAcatctcaagaaaaaaaatacctaAATAGGGCCACAGATCTAGTGTTTGATCCCACCGCAACTCTACTGATTCTAACCCTAGCTGTGTAGCCTGCCTAAATTACCACATGGAAAGAGTAACTAATAATGCTTAGAGCCTTGCTAGGTCGGGCCTCTCAAAATTATTGGCCAACCCTAGAGGAATGCTCGAACTGAATCCCATGAGTCCAAGGATCTATTGTGTCCTCCCCCACCCCCTCTACACACAAGCATACATCATGGAGTActaggggagggagggggaaagGGGAAGACAAAGAGCTCGTAGTGCAGGAGAGGAGGCGCTAACCTGGGGATTAGAGAGGGGGAGGTCATTGATAAGGTCCCATGGTGAGCGGCTGAGCATGCAGATATCCTTGCAGTTAGTTGCAGATCTTGGGAAGTCACCAGCAGTACCAGATCCGAGCGGGGGTGATGGCGATGGGAACATGGGAGACGAAGCCGATGGTGCGGAGTAGGCGGAGCCGATTAAGCGAGCAGCACTCCTACGGATCCGCATGACCTGAACAGGGTAGGATTTGGCGGCTTGGTCTCTAGGGTTTGTGATTTTTGGTGAGAGGAGGCGAGTAGGGTAGATGTAGTAGGAGGGAATGGGtgaagggttggagggttcgcTCGACTGCTTTTATTTAGGCTAAGTCCTTTCACGTGATGTGATATGTTGGGCCAGAAGCTGAACATGTAATGTTTTCTCTAGGCCCATTTAAGGAGTTGGAATTTTGGTACCAGTTATAAATAGGGGAACTAAAGGATACACAAAAGATTCATGTGTTCCAAAATCAAATTCTTTTTCAAAGACAATGGGTCACATAAAAATTGTTTAATAAAGAAAGAAGCAATTAGGAATATAAGCGATGGGCAGATCTACAAGGATGATGGAAGACATGGGTTGGAGCGCATGCAATAATTCATCTTGTGAGGTCAAGGATCAGTGAGAATGTGCAATATTAGGCCATGGGAGAGAACTTATGTCCTTGGATAGAATATAGACAAAGATCTAGAAAGAACATTGTCAGTGCCGGAAATGGCCAACTGCTAATCTACTCGTTTGCGTGTATCGTGCGTCCGGATCAGATATGGCCTAGCACACAATGAGATTTATGCTTGTTCAGGCTTAAATGCCCTATGTCCAGTGGGGGTTGATCGACTGTATTgctcgagcccgggtgctcaagAAGTTGGGGAGTAAGCTTACGAGCGAGTGCGAAAACTGTGTCTAAGGTCTATTTTGCTAGCACTGAAAATGGATGGAGTGGGTGATGTGATCGGGTGAAAGGATTGATGGATTGATTCTCGGATATCTATCTATGTGGAGGGCCTTCCCTTTTACAGTTCAAGGGATGCCTCCTTACAAGAATGCTAACTGAGGCTTGTAGAAGGGGTAAGATCAAGAGCTTCTTCGGTCGGGGACTCCTCCCCGACCGTTGGGGGTCGTCGAGCTTGTCAGTCGGAGCGCACAGGTGGCTTGCGTGCTTTTCTTTTGcaaggggtggggggggggggggtcggtcGTCCGTGTTCGTCGTGCGTTGACAACTAAAGCGGCCTACCCGCCGTCAAGTGCCATAAGGCAGTCGTCCGTAGCCATGCACCGTCGCTCCTACTTGATGACGGTGTGCGCCTGATATTGCGATGATGACATCATGCTGACATTGTCATGATGATGGCTTCCTGTCCTATCCAATCGCGTGTACGGACAGGTGAGGCAGCGTCTTCCTGTTGTGCTAGCGGAGAACACTGTTACCCCCATCGGGGGGAGCAGGTGGCTTGTTTGGTAGTACGGTTGGGGTGCCTGCTCTTATCCATTCACGCCCATCCAAGCAGTCCTACCAGCATGGAGCGTGTGACCGACCCCCGTCCCTAAGGGGGTGTTTGGCAAGGCTCCAGAGCTCAGCTCCACGCTAGAGCTGGAAAATGATAGCCAAACACCCCAGCTCTAGAGCTGACCAACTCCTGGAGCGGGTGGAGCTCGTAGTTCATTTTCcatggagctggtggagcacctcTTTTCCAACTCCAAACCCTCTCATATGGACATCGACTTGGAGTTCGGCCAAAATTACCCACGTTTGCCATCGGTTATACACCCCGAACCTCGAATCGTTATTTTCTTCTATTCTCCACCCCCACTCCAACCTTATCCCTAGCCCCCACGCGCCTGCTCCCCTGGCCACCACCGCTGCCTGCTCTCGGTCGCaccccgccggccgcggctgTGCGCCAACCCCACCGGCTGCCTCCGCCTCTCCCAGCCCACTGCCGCCTACTAGGCTACCCCGCCATCGCCTGCTCGGTCGGGGTCGTTGCCGCCTATAGGCCGAAGCTGTCATCCGCCTGCAACCTCGCCGTCCTCCTGCCATATCCAGGCACCGGAGTCACACCTCCACCCATCTGCAGGTGAGTTTCTCGGGGGCTCAGCACAAGATCCGGCGGGGATGGCGCCCATGCTGCCCTCTGTTTCTCCTCGTTCCTTTCCTCCCATGCCGGCTCTTGCAAATCCtgaggccggccccactttggtGCAGGAACCAAAGCCCCCATGCCGCTGCACCTGTCAAGCGAAGCGAGGAACCAGACGAGGTCTGTGAGATGCTACTATTTTTGTTAGGATGTGGTTATGCAGTAGTAAAATTAGTTTAATTTGAGACTCTATACACTATAAAAGTTGGTTTAATTTCTTTGCGGTTATGTGAGATGCTACTGTTCTTGTTAGGATGTGGTTGTGCAGCATTGTAATGCCTTCTAAAACTTAATTTGTGAGGTGCTATAGATGTTGGAAATTGATTAGAACGCTGAGAACACCCGGATTGTGTGTAATTTGTTTGCCAAACAAGTTGAGAAAGGAAATCAACCAAGCAGTTACCTGAATGCACTCGGTTATGCTGAGGTTGAGAAAGGGTTCAAAGATTGGACATGGCTTGAGATCTGCAAGGCTCAACTGAAAAACAAGTGGGACAAGTTAAAAGAAGATTTCAAGGCATGGAAGAAACTCCAGATGAGGGAAACTGGAACTAGTTGGGACCCTGTAAAGAGGACATTTGATATGGATGATGAATGGTGGAAGAAAGCTAGAGCTGTAAGTGTGTTTGGTTTTCAGTTTTTCTATTATTTTGCTACTGTTTTTACCtgattttgttcttctttgtacTAATATGTGGTTGTCTTTGGCAATTTCAGGATATTCCTGGATGTGGGAAGTTCAGGAAGCAACCCCTTCGAAATGAAGAAGAATTGGCAAGGTGTTTTGTAGGAATCACTAATATTGGTATTGACCATTGGTCTCTTCATGGAGTTAATGGCGCAACACCTCCAATTGATGGTGAAACACAAGAGGAGGCAGCAATTTTTGGGACACAAGATGATGCATTTTTTCTGAAAATCAAGAAGAAGAGAATATTATTTCTC
This window contains:
- the LOC120687701 gene encoding uncharacterized protein LOC120687701 — its product is MRIRRSAARLIGSAYSAPSASSPMFPSPSPPLGSGTAGDFPRSATNCKDICMLSRSPWDLINDLPLSNPQVVDDLLDIYHVDLNNRTCWLFPRSMPTMIVNKKKTKRAMDAAGKDKAQVQTSNKIVAKKEKMPKKIMKKMKKENMEGEAKKKAKVKIEEGEERAPQDFMCKKNDGKGWYCKQRVSLPNTLCEHHVRKKVSYLKPKLASPVEEEKVVVMALAVGSKPCSSSKTREKKPTNHFKTTGDFYYYDGFGPLLGKKYCRSTTHGSAPLAPKQEEVKLQLPKDVSPPNQAKVVVGIDEGRIDNDYDPDSSSRNINLKRNGNPWKRWRKPVKARSLKSLV